One stretch of Punica granatum isolate Tunisia-2019 chromosome 5, ASM765513v2, whole genome shotgun sequence DNA includes these proteins:
- the LOC116207770 gene encoding uncharacterized protein LOC116207770 isoform X2 → MEFSSWTPQGKDENGQGNRAIVDDAKDVLKPATESRPSNNLKLDVADPKAQEDAVSNEVVGGKGPSAEVNMEAFITTDDIIRAGGFGARDDISSFLPVASDSTDFEAAMRDAREYEEPQGETSRPGLGWGQPRRAQ, encoded by the exons ATGGAATTCAGCTCGTGGACTCCCCAAG GTAAGGATGAAAATGGGCAGGGGAACAGAGCAATCGTAGATGATGCAAAGGATGTGTTGAAGCCGGCCACTGAATCTCGTCCAAGTAACAACCTAAAACTTGATGTCGCAGACCCAAAAGCTCAGGAGGATGCAGTGTCCAACGAGGTTGTTGGTGGGAAAGGTCCTTCAGCGGAAGTAAACATGGAGGCCTTTATCACCACCGATGATATTATTCGGGCAGGTGGGTTCGGTGCTAGGGATGATATAAGTAGCTTTCTTCCTGTCGCGAGCGATTCCACAGACTTTGAAGCTGCAATGCGCGATGCCCGTGAGTACGAAGAACCTCAGGGAGAAACCAGCAGACCCGGTCTGGGTTGGGGTCAACCAAGACGAGCACAATAG
- the LOC116207770 gene encoding uncharacterized protein LOC116207770 isoform X1 — translation MEFSSWTPQGSTGKDENGQGNRAIVDDAKDVLKPATESRPSNNLKLDVADPKAQEDAVSNEVVGGKGPSAEVNMEAFITTDDIIRAGGFGARDDISSFLPVASDSTDFEAAMRDAREYEEPQGETSRPGLGWGQPRRAQ, via the exons ATGGAATTCAGCTCGTGGACTCCCCAAGGTAGCACTG GTAAGGATGAAAATGGGCAGGGGAACAGAGCAATCGTAGATGATGCAAAGGATGTGTTGAAGCCGGCCACTGAATCTCGTCCAAGTAACAACCTAAAACTTGATGTCGCAGACCCAAAAGCTCAGGAGGATGCAGTGTCCAACGAGGTTGTTGGTGGGAAAGGTCCTTCAGCGGAAGTAAACATGGAGGCCTTTATCACCACCGATGATATTATTCGGGCAGGTGGGTTCGGTGCTAGGGATGATATAAGTAGCTTTCTTCCTGTCGCGAGCGATTCCACAGACTTTGAAGCTGCAATGCGCGATGCCCGTGAGTACGAAGAACCTCAGGGAGAAACCAGCAGACCCGGTCTGGGTTGGGGTCAACCAAGACGAGCACAATAG
- the LOC116207769 gene encoding protein FATTY ACID EXPORT 1, chloroplastic isoform X2, with protein MESSATATPVSQLSCFSSINRQLQIQRRSLVSFPHYRSRITMRLEGAGTETFSSESTRPSSYSASDSTIISSSTEGTVPGPSEPAIQQTRAAKIHDFCLGIPFGGLVLGGGIIGFLLSGNAKALGSGVLYGGALLALSILSLKIWRKGKSSLPFILGQAALSAALLWKNLQIYTLTKKVLPAGLNIVISAAMLCFYSYVVISGGNPPPKKLKSAAVVSS; from the exons ATGGAGTCCTCGGCGACTGCGACGCCGGTGTCCCAGCTCTCATGCTTCTCTTCAATCAACCGCCAGCTTCAGATTCAAAGGCGATCTCTGGTCTCCTTCCCACATTATCGGTCGAGG ATCACGATGAGGCTTGAAGGAGCTGGCACCGAGACCTTTAGTTCAGAAAGTACACGACCTTCAAGTTACTCGGCTTCTGATTCGACAATTATATCTTCATCTACAGAAGGCACGGTTCCTGGCCCCAGTGAGCCTGCCATTCAGCAGACACGGGCCGCCAAAATTCATGATTTCTGTCTTGGAATCCCATTCG GTGGTCTAGTACTAGGTGGCGGGATCATCGGTTTTCTTCTATCTGGAAATGCTAAAGCCTTAGGGAGTGGTGTGCTTTATGGAGGTGCTTTACTAGCCCTCAGCATACTAAGCTTAAAAATATGGAGGAAAGGAAAATCGAGCTTGCCATTCATACTAGGACAAGCAG CCCTTTCAGCAGCCCTTCTCTGGAAGAACTTGCAGATCTACACTCTG ACGAAAAAGGTTCTTCCAGCAGGCCTCAATATTGTCATCAG TGCTGCAATGCTGTGCTTCTATTCATACGTTGTCATCTCGGGAGGAAATCCCCCGCCAAAGAAGTTGAAGTCTGCTGCTGTTGTTTCATCATGA
- the LOC116207769 gene encoding protein FATTY ACID EXPORT 1, chloroplastic isoform X1 — MESSATATPVSQLSCFSSINRQLQIQRRSLVSFPHYRSRMQITMRLEGAGTETFSSESTRPSSYSASDSTIISSSTEGTVPGPSEPAIQQTRAAKIHDFCLGIPFGGLVLGGGIIGFLLSGNAKALGSGVLYGGALLALSILSLKIWRKGKSSLPFILGQAALSAALLWKNLQIYTLTKKVLPAGLNIVISAAMLCFYSYVVISGGNPPPKKLKSAAVVSS, encoded by the exons ATGGAGTCCTCGGCGACTGCGACGCCGGTGTCCCAGCTCTCATGCTTCTCTTCAATCAACCGCCAGCTTCAGATTCAAAGGCGATCTCTGGTCTCCTTCCCACATTATCGGTCGAGG ATGCAGATCACGATGAGGCTTGAAGGAGCTGGCACCGAGACCTTTAGTTCAGAAAGTACACGACCTTCAAGTTACTCGGCTTCTGATTCGACAATTATATCTTCATCTACAGAAGGCACGGTTCCTGGCCCCAGTGAGCCTGCCATTCAGCAGACACGGGCCGCCAAAATTCATGATTTCTGTCTTGGAATCCCATTCG GTGGTCTAGTACTAGGTGGCGGGATCATCGGTTTTCTTCTATCTGGAAATGCTAAAGCCTTAGGGAGTGGTGTGCTTTATGGAGGTGCTTTACTAGCCCTCAGCATACTAAGCTTAAAAATATGGAGGAAAGGAAAATCGAGCTTGCCATTCATACTAGGACAAGCAG CCCTTTCAGCAGCCCTTCTCTGGAAGAACTTGCAGATCTACACTCTG ACGAAAAAGGTTCTTCCAGCAGGCCTCAATATTGTCATCAG TGCTGCAATGCTGTGCTTCTATTCATACGTTGTCATCTCGGGAGGAAATCCCCCGCCAAAGAAGTTGAAGTCTGCTGCTGTTGTTTCATCATGA